A genomic stretch from Cellulomonas sp. KRMCY2 includes:
- a CDS encoding NADH-quinone oxidoreductase subunit J, producing the protein MSAALLAGLAATIAETGETSNSEAVLFWFLAPVMVLAALGLLFARKTVHAAMSIVVVMISLAILYVAQEAPFLGVVQVIVYTGAVMMLFLFVLMLVGVDSSDSLVETITGQRWIGALLGIGLAVVLVGVVLTAADITPVGLAAANVDGNPVGVARVIFGDHVFALEAVGTLLVTAALGALVLTHRQRLTKLRGQRERADARVAGGGTLTPLPAPGVYARSNAMDVPALGPDGYPLESSVPRVLRSRGQERSVAEVHAEIGDAGTGSTPPRRAITGEEPVR; encoded by the coding sequence ATGAGCGCCGCCCTGCTGGCCGGCCTGGCCGCGACGATCGCCGAGACCGGCGAGACCTCCAACAGCGAGGCGGTGCTCTTCTGGTTCCTCGCGCCGGTCATGGTGCTCGCCGCGCTCGGGCTGCTGTTCGCCCGCAAGACCGTGCACGCGGCGATGAGCATCGTGGTGGTGATGATCTCGCTGGCGATCCTCTACGTCGCACAGGAGGCGCCGTTCCTCGGCGTCGTGCAGGTGATCGTCTACACCGGCGCGGTGATGATGCTCTTCCTCTTCGTCCTGATGCTCGTCGGCGTCGACTCCTCCGACTCCCTGGTGGAGACGATCACCGGGCAGCGCTGGATCGGCGCCCTGCTCGGCATCGGCCTGGCCGTCGTGCTCGTCGGCGTCGTGCTCACCGCGGCCGACATCACCCCCGTGGGGCTCGCGGCCGCCAACGTCGACGGCAACCCGGTCGGCGTCGCGCGGGTCATCTTCGGCGACCACGTGTTCGCCCTCGAGGCCGTCGGGACGCTGCTGGTCACGGCGGCGCTCGGCGCCCTGGTGCTCACGCACCGCCAGCGGCTGACCAAGCTCCGCGGCCAGCGGGAGCGTGCCGACGCGCGCGTCGCGGGCGGCGGGACGCTCACGCCGCTGCCGGCACCCGGCGTCTACGCACGCAGCAACGCGATGGACGTCCCGGCCCTCGGTCCGGACGGCTACCCGCTCGAGTCCTCGGTGCCGCGCGTGCTGCGCAGCCGTGGTCAGGAACGCTCGGTCGCCGAGGTCCATGCGGAGATCGGCGACGCGGGCACCGGGTCCACACCACCGCGACGTGCCATCACGGGTGAGGAGCCGGTCCGATGA
- the nuoH gene encoding NADH-quinone oxidoreductase subunit NuoH, with protein MAVLNAFVLAQAADAADVPGADFSNDTGWIILIKAVGVIVFLLVSVLMAIWFERKVVARMQIRPGPNVHGPFGLLQSISDAMKLLLKEDINVKAADKVVYIVAPMISVFCALLTFAVIPLGPEVSIFGVVTPLQLTDFPVAVLYILAATSVGVYGIVLGGWSSGSTYPLLGAVRSTAQVISYELAMGLSLVSVFVLAGTMSTSQIVESQAEVWWVFPLLPAFVIYFISMVGEVNRLPFDLPEAEGELVSGFMTEYSSMKFAWFFLAEYINMLNVSAVATTLFFGGWRAPFGLHLVNDGMFNEGWWPLLWFLAKLWFFMFLFVWIRGTLLRFRYDQFMKFGWKVLIPAALAWIVCVSVVQGVLQFTDVNLRSMLIGLGVLALVGVAVSFLIPEKKPEPVDPSAGATEPFDAFAGGYPVPPLPGQTLPLSPRRARAQAQQSASAQAATATLESGTDEPSDVEEEKPRG; from the coding sequence ATGGCCGTGCTCAACGCGTTCGTGCTGGCTCAGGCCGCCGATGCGGCCGACGTGCCGGGCGCCGACTTCAGCAACGACACCGGCTGGATCATCCTGATCAAGGCTGTCGGCGTGATCGTCTTCCTGCTGGTCAGTGTGCTGATGGCGATCTGGTTCGAGCGCAAGGTCGTCGCCCGCATGCAGATCCGGCCCGGGCCCAACGTGCACGGTCCGTTCGGTCTGCTGCAGTCCATCTCCGACGCGATGAAGCTCCTGCTCAAGGAGGACATCAACGTCAAGGCGGCGGACAAGGTCGTCTACATCGTCGCGCCGATGATCTCCGTGTTCTGCGCGTTGCTGACGTTCGCGGTCATCCCGCTCGGACCGGAGGTCTCGATCTTCGGCGTGGTCACACCGCTGCAGCTGACCGACTTCCCGGTCGCTGTGCTGTACATCCTGGCGGCGACGTCGGTCGGCGTGTACGGCATCGTGCTGGGCGGCTGGTCCTCGGGCTCGACCTACCCGCTGCTGGGTGCGGTGCGCTCCACCGCGCAGGTGATCAGCTACGAGCTCGCCATGGGCCTGTCCCTGGTGAGCGTCTTCGTCCTGGCCGGGACGATGTCCACCTCGCAGATCGTCGAGTCGCAGGCGGAGGTGTGGTGGGTGTTCCCGCTGCTGCCCGCCTTCGTCATCTACTTCATCTCGATGGTCGGCGAGGTCAACCGGCTGCCGTTCGACCTGCCGGAGGCCGAGGGCGAGCTCGTCTCGGGGTTCATGACCGAGTACTCCTCGATGAAGTTCGCCTGGTTCTTCCTTGCCGAGTACATCAACATGCTCAACGTCTCCGCGGTGGCCACGACGCTCTTCTTCGGCGGCTGGCGGGCGCCCTTCGGCCTGCACCTGGTCAACGACGGGATGTTCAACGAGGGCTGGTGGCCGCTGCTCTGGTTCCTGGCCAAGCTGTGGTTCTTCATGTTCCTGTTCGTCTGGATCCGCGGCACGCTGCTGCGCTTCCGCTACGACCAGTTCATGAAGTTCGGCTGGAAGGTGCTCATCCCGGCCGCGCTGGCCTGGATCGTGTGCGTCTCGGTCGTGCAGGGGGTCCTGCAGTTCACCGACGTCAACCTGCGGAGCATGCTCATCGGCCTGGGTGTCCTGGCGCTGGTCGGGGTCGCGGTCTCGTTCCTGATACCTGAGAAGAAGCCCGAGCCGGTCGACCCGTCGGCCGGCGCGACCGAGCCGTTCGACGCGTTCGCGGGCGGTTACCCCGTCCCGCCCCTGCCCGGGCAGACCCTGCCGCTGTCACCGCGCCGGGCGCGGGCGCAGGCGCAGCAGTCCGCGTCGGCGCAGGCCGCGACCGCGACGCTCGAGAGCGGCACGGACGAGCCGTCCGACGTCGAGGAGGAGAAGCCCCGTGGCTGA
- the nuoI gene encoding NADH-quinone oxidoreductase subunit NuoI: protein MIEPKSALGELLSPVAGFGVTISSMFKPTVTEQYPFEKVPTKPRYHGRHQLNRYPDGLEKCIGCELCAWACPADAIYVEGADNTPDAQFSPGERYGRVYQINYLRCIFCGLCIEACPTRALTMTNEFELASPTRSAMIFEKQDLLAPLADGMLAAPHPMVPGTEDTDYYRGSVSGPAPEQVDWVARWRPEDPSLATVTTARRTGEAAR from the coding sequence CTGATCGAGCCCAAGTCGGCGCTCGGCGAGCTGCTGTCCCCGGTGGCCGGCTTCGGCGTGACCATCTCCTCGATGTTCAAGCCGACGGTCACCGAGCAGTACCCGTTCGAGAAGGTGCCGACCAAGCCGCGCTACCACGGCCGTCACCAGCTCAACCGGTACCCGGACGGCCTCGAGAAGTGCATCGGCTGCGAGCTGTGCGCGTGGGCCTGCCCGGCCGACGCGATCTACGTCGAGGGCGCGGACAACACGCCCGACGCCCAGTTCTCGCCCGGTGAGCGGTACGGCCGCGTCTACCAGATCAACTACCTGCGCTGCATCTTCTGCGGGCTGTGCATCGAGGCGTGCCCGACCCGCGCCCTGACGATGACGAACGAGTTCGAGCTCGCGAGCCCGACCCGCAGCGCGATGATCTTCGAGAAGCAGGACCTCCTCGCGCCGCTCGCGGACGGCATGCTCGCGGCCCCGCACCCGATGGTGCCGGGCACCGAGGACACCGACTACTACCGCGGATCGGTCTCCGGACCGGCCCCCGAGCAGGTCGACTGGGTCGCGCGGTGGCGCCCGGAGGACCCGTCCCTCGCCACGGTCACGACCGCGCGCCGTACCGGTGAGGCGGCCCGATGA